A genomic window from Streptomyces sp. MST-110588 includes:
- the pssA gene encoding CDP-diacylglycerol--serine O-phosphatidyltransferase codes for MTVIDPETQAGWAPEADDEDDMPLSMRLSIADTLTLGNAICGFMAVYFTTTGVLIPHLTGNEDGGMARHSAAMAVILMLLASVFDLFDGLVARKLRSSAMGAELDNLSDLISFGLAPAYFVVTWGMVAQDAHQRVSVVAAVVVLLAVVLRLARFSCVTLRDGIFQGMPSPFGALTVVAIVLLELPFVPTLLAIIGVAWLMVSRVEYPKPRGRLAVAMLSWIVLSMGMLAAWALDAPGGQLLLQTGCSLQVVLGAMIPLFATARRVNTFRDNRREARAAQLP; via the coding sequence TTGACCGTGATTGATCCCGAAACACAGGCGGGGTGGGCCCCCGAGGCCGACGACGAGGACGACATGCCGCTGTCCATGCGGCTGTCAATAGCGGACACCCTGACGCTGGGCAACGCGATCTGCGGCTTCATGGCCGTGTACTTCACGACCACCGGCGTCCTGATCCCGCACCTGACGGGCAACGAGGACGGCGGCATGGCCCGGCACAGCGCCGCCATGGCCGTGATCCTGATGCTCCTGGCGTCGGTCTTCGACCTCTTCGACGGACTGGTCGCCCGCAAGCTGCGCAGCTCCGCGATGGGCGCCGAACTGGACAACCTCTCGGACCTGATCAGCTTCGGCCTCGCGCCGGCGTACTTCGTCGTCACCTGGGGCATGGTCGCCCAGGACGCCCACCAGCGGGTCTCGGTGGTCGCGGCGGTGGTGGTGCTGCTGGCGGTGGTGCTGCGGCTGGCCCGGTTCTCCTGCGTCACGCTGCGTGACGGCATCTTCCAGGGCATGCCGAGCCCCTTCGGCGCCCTGACCGTCGTCGCCATCGTGCTGCTGGAGCTGCCGTTCGTGCCCACGCTGCTGGCGATCATCGGGGTGGCCTGGCTGATGGTGAGCCGGGTCGAGTACCCCAAGCCGCGGGGCCGGCTCGCGGTGGCGATGCTGAGCTGGATCGTCCTGAGCATGGGCATGCTGGCGGCCTGGGCGCTGGACGCCCCCGGCGGCCAGCTCCTCCTTCAGACCGGCTGCTCGCTCCAGGTGGTCCTGGGCGCGATGATCCCGCTGTTCGCCACGGCCCGCCGCGTCAACACCTTCCGCGACAACCGCCGCGAGGCCCGCGCCGCACAGCTCCCGTAA
- the ccrA gene encoding crotonyl-CoA carboxylase/reductase: MNQILDAILAPESTGEDFAALPIPESYRAVTVHKDEADMFDGLSTKEKDPRKSLHVEEVPVPELGPGEALVAVMASSVNYNSVWTSIFEPMSTFGFLERYGKLSPLTKRHDLPYHVIGSDLAGVVLRTGPGVNAWKPGDEVVAHCLSVELESADGHNDTMLDPEQRIWGFETNFGGLAEIALVKSNQLMPKPGHLSWEEAAAPGLVNSTAYRQLVSRNGAGMKQGDNVLIWGASGGLGSYATQFALAGGANPICVVSSDQKAEICRKMGAEAIIDRNAEGYRFWKDEHHQDPREWKRFGKRIRELTGGEDVDIVFEHPGRETFGASVYVTRKGGTIVTCASTSGYTHEYDNRYLWMSLKRIVGSHFANYREAWEANRLIAKGKIHPTLSKTYTLEETGQAAYDVHRNLHQGKVGVLALAPHEGMGVRDPEMRAKHLDAINRFRNV, encoded by the coding sequence GTGAACCAGATACTTGACGCGATCCTCGCGCCGGAGAGCACCGGCGAGGACTTCGCCGCTCTGCCCATCCCCGAGTCCTACCGCGCGGTGACCGTGCACAAGGACGAGGCCGACATGTTCGACGGCCTGTCCACCAAAGAGAAGGACCCCCGCAAATCCCTGCACGTGGAGGAGGTGCCGGTGCCCGAACTCGGGCCCGGTGAGGCCCTGGTGGCCGTCATGGCCTCCTCGGTGAACTACAACTCCGTGTGGACCTCCATCTTCGAGCCGATGTCGACCTTCGGCTTCCTGGAGCGCTACGGCAAGCTCTCCCCGCTCACCAAGCGGCACGACCTGCCGTACCACGTCATCGGCTCCGACCTGGCGGGCGTCGTCCTGCGTACGGGACCGGGCGTGAACGCCTGGAAGCCGGGCGACGAGGTCGTGGCGCACTGTCTGTCCGTGGAGCTGGAGAGCGCCGACGGGCACAACGACACGATGCTCGACCCCGAGCAGCGCATCTGGGGTTTCGAGACCAACTTCGGCGGCCTCGCCGAGATCGCGCTGGTGAAGTCCAACCAGCTCATGCCCAAACCCGGGCACCTGAGCTGGGAGGAGGCGGCGGCGCCGGGCCTGGTCAACTCCACCGCGTACCGGCAACTGGTCTCCCGCAACGGCGCCGGCATGAAGCAGGGCGACAACGTCCTGATCTGGGGCGCCAGCGGCGGACTGGGCTCGTACGCCACGCAGTTCGCGCTGGCCGGCGGCGCCAACCCCATCTGTGTGGTCTCCAGCGACCAGAAGGCGGAGATCTGCCGCAAGATGGGCGCCGAGGCGATCATCGACCGCAACGCCGAGGGCTACAGGTTCTGGAAGGACGAGCACCACCAGGACCCGCGCGAATGGAAGCGGTTCGGCAAGCGCATTCGCGAACTGACCGGCGGCGAGGACGTGGACATCGTCTTCGAGCACCCCGGGCGCGAGACGTTCGGCGCGAGCGTGTACGTCACGCGCAAGGGCGGCACGATCGTCACCTGCGCCTCGACCTCCGGCTACACCCACGAGTACGACAACCGCTACCTGTGGATGTCGCTCAAGCGCATCGTGGGCTCGCACTTCGCCAACTACCGCGAGGCGTGGGAGGCCAACCGCCTGATCGCCAAGGGGAAGATCCACCCGACGCTGTCCAAGACGTACACGCTGGAGGAGACCGGGCAGGCGGCGTACGACGTGCACCGCAACCTCCACCAGGGCAAAGTCGGCGTGCTCGCGCTCGCCCCGCACGAGGGCATGGGCGTACGCGACCCGGAGATGCGCGCCAAGCACCTGGACGCCATCAACCGCTTCCGGAACGTGTGA
- a CDS encoding phosphatidylserine decarboxylase: MPHSQSSAQRGRVRLARGASPWLLPTVATAAVSLARSRRSGRWAAVAVPTTALAAGMLWFFRDPEREIAQGRVISPADGVVQSIMPWKDGRTRVAIFMSPLNVHVNRAPLAGTVTSVEHIPGGYVPAFNKESENNERVVWHFDTELGDIEMVQIAGAVARRIVPYVPQGTKVEQGERIGLIRFGSRVDVYLPEGVEAAVEVGQATTAGVTRLDRD; this comes from the coding sequence ATGCCCCACAGCCAATCCTCTGCACAACGCGGTCGCGTCCGCCTCGCGCGCGGAGCGTCGCCGTGGCTTCTGCCGACCGTCGCGACGGCAGCGGTCAGCCTCGCCCGTTCCCGTCGCTCGGGACGCTGGGCCGCCGTCGCCGTGCCCACCACCGCCCTGGCGGCGGGCATGCTGTGGTTCTTCCGCGACCCCGAGCGAGAGATCGCTCAGGGCCGCGTCATCTCTCCGGCCGACGGCGTGGTGCAGAGCATCATGCCGTGGAAGGACGGGCGCACCCGCGTCGCGATCTTCATGAGCCCGCTGAACGTCCACGTCAACCGCGCGCCGCTGGCCGGCACGGTGACGTCCGTGGAGCACATCCCCGGCGGGTACGTTCCGGCGTTCAACAAGGAGAGCGAGAACAACGAGCGGGTCGTCTGGCACTTCGACACCGAACTCGGCGACATCGAGATGGTGCAGATCGCCGGCGCGGTCGCCCGCCGCATCGTCCCGTACGTGCCCCAGGGCACCAAGGTCGAGCAGGGCGAGCGCATCGGCCTGATCCGCTTCGGCTCACGCGTCGACGTCTACCTCCCGGAAGGCGTCGAGGCCGCGGTCGAGGTCGGGCAGGCCACCACAGCGGGGGTGACTCGCCTTGACCGTGATTGA
- a CDS encoding MaoC family dehydratase → MQFGRIYEEFTVGDVYKHWPGKTVTEYDDHLFCLLTMNHHPLHMDSNYAEQTTDFKRNVVVGNYVYSLLLGMSVPDVSGKAIANLEIESLRHIAPTFHGDTLYGETTVLEKIPSKSRSDRGIVHVETKGYKQDGTVVCVFRRKVMVPTAAYVQERGGEQPGRPEPVAPPAKKEK, encoded by the coding sequence ATGCAGTTCGGCCGGATCTACGAAGAGTTCACCGTCGGCGACGTCTACAAGCACTGGCCCGGAAAGACGGTCACGGAATACGACGACCATCTTTTCTGTCTGCTCACGATGAATCACCACCCGCTGCACATGGACAGCAACTACGCGGAACAGACCACGGACTTCAAGAGAAATGTCGTCGTGGGCAACTACGTCTATTCGCTGCTGCTGGGCATGTCGGTCCCGGACGTCTCGGGCAAGGCCATCGCCAATCTGGAGATCGAGTCGCTGCGGCACATCGCACCGACCTTCCACGGCGACACCCTGTACGGCGAGACGACCGTACTGGAGAAGATTCCCTCCAAGTCCCGCAGCGACCGCGGGATCGTCCATGTGGAAACCAAGGGATACAAGCAGGACGGCACCGTGGTGTGTGTCTTCCGGCGCAAGGTGATGGTTCCCACGGCCGCGTACGTCCAGGAGCGCGGCGGCGAACAGCCGGGCCGCCCGGAACCGGTGGCCCCGCCGGCCAAGAAGGAGAAGTGA
- a CDS encoding acyl-CoA dehydrogenase family protein, protein MSGRLAQTEGLTDIQREILATVRDFVDKEILPVATELEHRDEYPTRIVEGLKELGVFGLMIPEEYGGLGESLLTYALTVEEIARGWMSVSGIINTHFIVAYMLKQHGTQEQKDYFLPKMAAGEVRGAFSMSEPALGSDVSAITSKGVRDGDEYVLTGQKMWLTNGGSSTLVAVLCRTDEGHPEGTAPHKSMTTFLVEKEPGFGTVRPGLTIPGKIDKMGYKGVDTTELIMDGLRIPADRVLGGKTGRGFYHMMDGVEVGRVNVAARGCGVAQRAFELGISYAQQRQTFGKPIAQHQAIQFKLAEMATKVEAAHAMMVNAARKKDSGQRNDLEAGMAKYLASEYCKEVVEDAFRIHGGYGFSKEYEIERLYREAPMLLIGEGTAEIQKMIIGRRLLEEYRIQG, encoded by the coding sequence ATGAGCGGCCGTCTCGCGCAGACCGAGGGTCTGACCGACATCCAGCGGGAAATCCTGGCCACGGTCCGTGACTTCGTCGACAAGGAGATCCTGCCGGTCGCCACCGAGCTGGAACACCGCGACGAGTACCCGACGCGGATAGTCGAGGGCCTGAAGGAACTGGGCGTCTTCGGCCTGATGATTCCCGAGGAGTACGGCGGGCTCGGCGAGTCGCTGCTGACGTACGCGCTGACCGTGGAGGAGATCGCCCGCGGCTGGATGAGCGTCTCGGGCATCATCAACACCCATTTCATCGTGGCGTACATGCTCAAGCAGCACGGCACGCAGGAGCAGAAGGACTATTTCCTGCCGAAGATGGCGGCCGGTGAGGTCCGCGGCGCCTTCTCGATGTCCGAGCCGGCTCTGGGTTCGGATGTGTCGGCCATCACCTCCAAGGGCGTGCGGGACGGCGACGAATACGTCCTGACCGGCCAGAAGATGTGGCTGACCAACGGCGGTTCCTCGACGCTGGTCGCGGTGTTGTGCCGTACGGACGAGGGGCATCCGGAAGGAACTGCTCCGCACAAGTCCATGACGACTTTCCTGGTCGAGAAGGAGCCCGGATTCGGGACCGTACGGCCCGGGCTGACCATCCCCGGGAAAATCGACAAGATGGGCTACAAGGGGGTCGACACCACCGAATTGATCATGGATGGGCTGCGGATTCCGGCCGACCGGGTTCTCGGCGGAAAAACCGGGCGTGGTTTCTATCACATGATGGACGGCGTCGAGGTCGGCCGGGTCAATGTCGCCGCGCGCGGCTGCGGTGTGGCCCAGCGCGCCTTCGAGCTGGGCATTTCCTACGCGCAGCAGCGGCAGACGTTCGGAAAGCCGATCGCCCAGCACCAGGCGATCCAGTTCAAACTGGCCGAAATGGCGACAAAGGTCGAAGCGGCCCATGCGATGATGGTCAATGCCGCCCGCAAAAAGGACTCCGGTCAGCGAAACGACCTGGAGGCGGGCATGGCCAAGTACCTGGCTTCCGAGTACTGCAAGGAAGTGGTGGAGGACGCGTTCCGCATCCACGGCGGTTACGGCTTCTCCAAGGAGTACGAGATCGAGCGCCTCTACCGGGAGGCCCCGATGCTGCTGATCGGCGAGGGAACCGCCGAGATCCAGAAAATGATCATTGGCCGACGACTGCTGGAGGAGTACCGGATCCAGGGGTGA
- a CDS encoding protein meaA — protein MTERHKDRPWLMRTYAGHSTAEASNELYRRNLAKGQTGLSVAFDLPTQTGYDPDHVLARGEVGRVGVPVSHLGDMRRLFQDIPLEQMNTSMTINATAMWLLALYQVVAEEQGADITKLSGTTQNDIVKEYLSRGTHVFPPGPSLRLTTDMITYTVAHIPKWNPINICSYHLQEAGATPVQEIAYAMSTAIAVLDAVRESGQVPAEKFGDVVARISFFVNAGVRFIEEMCKMRAFGRIWEQVTRERYGVQDPKQRRFRYGVQVNSLGLTEAQPENNVQRIVLEMLAVTLSKDARARAVQLPAWNEALGLPRPWDQQWSLRIQQVLAHESDLLEYEDIFAGSHVIEAKVEALVTDCLAEIERIQEMGGAMAAVESGYLKAQLVASHAERRARIESGQEKIVGVNCYESTEPNPLTADLDTAIMTVDPANEARVVRSLHRWRDDRDEGRAQESLSALKKAAAGDTNLFAATLECARAGVTTGEWAWALRDVFGEFRAPTGVAGAPLAVTAEAGTPLAAVREKVERTAADLGGGRLRLLVGKPGLDGHSNGAEQIAVRARDAGFEVVYQGIRLTPEQIVSAAVAEDVHCVGLSILSGSHAELVPDVLARLRRSGAGDIPVIVGGIIPSADAAALREAGVAAVFTPKDFGITEIIGRIVDEIRTANQLDPLEVPA, from the coding sequence ATGACCGAGCGTCACAAGGACCGTCCGTGGCTGATGCGGACCTACGCCGGGCACTCCACCGCCGAGGCGTCCAACGAGCTGTACCGGCGCAACCTGGCCAAGGGCCAGACCGGGCTGTCGGTCGCCTTCGACCTGCCGACGCAGACCGGTTACGACCCCGACCACGTCCTCGCCCGCGGTGAGGTCGGCCGGGTCGGGGTCCCGGTCTCCCACCTGGGAGACATGCGCCGGCTGTTCCAGGACATCCCCCTGGAGCAGATGAACACCTCGATGACCATCAACGCCACCGCCATGTGGCTGCTGGCGCTGTACCAGGTGGTGGCCGAGGAGCAGGGCGCGGACATCACCAAGCTGTCGGGCACCACGCAGAACGACATCGTCAAGGAGTACCTCTCCCGCGGCACCCATGTCTTTCCGCCGGGTCCGAGCCTGCGGCTGACCACCGACATGATCACGTACACGGTGGCCCACATCCCCAAGTGGAACCCGATCAACATCTGCAGCTACCACCTCCAGGAGGCGGGCGCCACGCCCGTCCAGGAGATCGCGTACGCCATGAGCACGGCCATCGCCGTCCTGGACGCCGTACGGGAGTCCGGTCAGGTGCCGGCGGAGAAGTTCGGGGACGTCGTCGCCCGGATCTCCTTCTTCGTCAACGCCGGGGTCCGCTTCATCGAGGAGATGTGCAAGATGCGGGCGTTCGGCCGCATCTGGGAGCAGGTCACCCGTGAGCGGTACGGCGTCCAGGACCCCAAGCAGCGCCGCTTCCGCTACGGCGTCCAGGTCAACTCCCTGGGCCTGACCGAGGCCCAGCCGGAGAACAACGTCCAGCGGATCGTGCTGGAGATGCTGGCGGTCACCCTGTCCAAGGACGCGCGCGCCCGCGCCGTACAGCTCCCGGCCTGGAACGAGGCGCTGGGGCTGCCGCGGCCCTGGGACCAGCAGTGGTCGCTGCGCATCCAGCAGGTGCTCGCCCACGAGAGCGACCTGCTGGAGTACGAGGACATCTTCGCCGGCTCGCACGTCATCGAGGCCAAGGTGGAGGCGCTGGTCACCGACTGCCTGGCCGAGATCGAACGGATCCAGGAGATGGGCGGGGCGATGGCCGCCGTCGAGTCCGGCTACCTCAAGGCGCAGCTCGTCGCCTCGCACGCCGAGCGCCGGGCGCGGATCGAGTCCGGCCAGGAGAAGATCGTCGGCGTCAACTGCTACGAGTCCACCGAGCCCAACCCGCTCACCGCGGACCTGGACACGGCCATCATGACCGTCGACCCGGCGAACGAGGCACGGGTCGTACGGTCCCTGCACCGGTGGCGGGACGACCGCGACGAGGGCCGGGCCCAGGAGTCGCTGTCGGCGCTGAAGAAGGCCGCGGCGGGAGACACCAACCTCTTCGCGGCGACCCTGGAATGCGCCCGCGCAGGCGTGACGACCGGCGAGTGGGCCTGGGCCCTGCGGGACGTCTTCGGGGAGTTCCGGGCGCCCACGGGCGTCGCGGGCGCGCCCCTGGCCGTCACCGCCGAGGCGGGCACACCGCTGGCGGCCGTACGGGAGAAGGTCGAGCGGACCGCCGCCGACCTGGGCGGCGGCCGGCTGCGCCTGCTGGTGGGCAAGCCCGGTCTGGACGGGCACAGCAACGGTGCCGAGCAGATCGCCGTACGGGCCAGGGACGCCGGCTTCGAAGTGGTCTACCAGGGCATCCGGCTGACCCCGGAACAGATCGTCTCGGCGGCCGTGGCCGAGGACGTGCACTGTGTGGGCCTGTCGATCCTCTCCGGCTCGCACGCCGAGCTGGTGCCGGACGTACTGGCCCGGCTGCGGCGGTCCGGTGCCGGCGACATTCCCGTCATCGTGGGCGGAATCATTCCCTCCGCCGATGCCGCCGCGCTCCGCGAAGCCGGGGTGGCGGCCGTCTTCACCCCCAAGGACTTCGGTATCACGGAGATCATCGGCCGTATCGTCGACGAGATCCGTACAGCGAACCAGCTCGACCCTCTGGAGGTCCCCGCATGA
- a CDS encoding CoA ester lyase, translating to MTATAAGTTTGSTGTADAAAGPVNRLRPRRSCLAVPGSNPRFLEKAQGLPADQVFLDLEDACAPLAKEGARHTIVDALNNGDWTGKTRVVRVNDWTTHWTYRDVITVVEGAGPNLDCIMLPKVQDAQQVVALDLLLTQIEKTMGFEVGRIGIEAQIENAKGLVNVDAIAGASPRLETIIFGPADFMASINMKSLVVGEQPPGYGADAYHYILMRILMAARTYDLQAIDGPYLQIRNVEGYKEVARRAAALGFDGKWVLHPGQVEAANEVFSPSQEDYDHAELILDAYEWHTSEAGGAKGSAMLGDEMIDEASRKMALVIAGKGRAAGMTRTSKFQAPEA from the coding sequence ATGACCGCGACCGCCGCCGGCACCACCACCGGCTCCACCGGCACCGCAGATGCCGCCGCCGGACCCGTCAACCGGCTGCGCCCGCGCCGCTCCTGCCTGGCCGTGCCCGGCAGCAACCCGCGCTTCCTGGAGAAGGCCCAGGGCCTGCCCGCCGACCAGGTCTTCCTGGACCTGGAGGACGCCTGCGCGCCGCTCGCCAAGGAAGGCGCCCGGCACACCATCGTGGACGCCCTGAACAACGGCGACTGGACCGGCAAGACGCGGGTCGTACGGGTCAACGACTGGACCACCCACTGGACCTACCGGGACGTCATCACCGTCGTGGAGGGCGCGGGCCCCAACCTGGACTGCATCATGCTGCCCAAGGTGCAGGACGCCCAGCAGGTCGTGGCCCTGGACCTGCTGCTGACGCAGATCGAGAAGACGATGGGCTTCGAGGTCGGCCGGATCGGCATCGAGGCGCAGATCGAGAACGCCAAGGGCCTGGTGAACGTCGACGCCATCGCCGGCGCCTCGCCGCGCCTGGAGACCATCATCTTCGGCCCGGCCGACTTCATGGCGTCCATCAACATGAAGTCCCTGGTCGTGGGTGAGCAGCCGCCGGGTTACGGGGCGGACGCCTACCACTACATCCTGATGCGCATCCTGATGGCTGCCCGTACCTACGATCTCCAGGCCATCGACGGCCCGTACCTTCAGATCCGTAACGTCGAGGGCTACAAGGAGGTCGCGCGGCGGGCCGCGGCCCTGGGGTTCGACGGCAAGTGGGTGCTGCACCCCGGTCAGGTCGAGGCGGCCAACGAGGTCTTCTCGCCCTCGCAGGAGGACTACGACCACGCCGAGCTGATCCTGGACGCCTATGAGTGGCACACCTCGGAGGCGGGCGGGGCCAAGGGATCGGCGATGCTCGGCGACGAGATGATCGACGAGGCCAGCCGCAAGATGGCGCTGGTCATCGCCGGAAAGGGCCGGGCCGCCGGCATGACCCGTACGTCCAAGTTCCAGGCCCCGGAGGCGTAG